One Rhizobium bangladeshense DNA window includes the following coding sequences:
- a CDS encoding four-carbon acid sugar kinase family protein: MTLQAAIIADDLTGALDTGTPFVAAGLSVAVAVDVGAAQDAVATGCEVVVINTASRALGAREAAERVRSVAKVFRDMKPAVVMKKIDSRLKGNVAAESLALADVFGLKNILVAPAIPDQERLTYRGCVVGRGINKPLPVADLFEGLADNVVVADAEDDADLDQIVEGHVWLTTLGVGARGLGAAFARQLGGSGRRPTTEFTATPRTLFAFGSRDPITAVQMNRLEASGALRMVVDAPMGQIECGEGLALPVLLRCTGNMTADAALVARDFAAGVKTLIDDTRPEMLMLGGGDTALAVFQALDVRVLTPQGEIEAGIPWFDVMAADGRHFRCAVKSGGFGKPDSLLKLVLRNQAA, from the coding sequence ATGACACTGCAGGCCGCGATCATCGCCGACGATCTGACGGGCGCGCTGGATACCGGCACGCCCTTCGTCGCGGCCGGCCTTTCGGTCGCTGTCGCCGTCGATGTCGGGGCAGCGCAGGATGCGGTCGCCACCGGCTGTGAGGTCGTCGTCATCAACACCGCCTCTCGTGCCCTTGGTGCGCGCGAAGCCGCCGAAAGGGTGCGATCGGTGGCCAAGGTGTTTCGCGACATGAAGCCGGCAGTCGTCATGAAGAAGATCGACTCCCGGCTGAAGGGCAATGTCGCGGCGGAAAGCCTGGCGCTCGCGGATGTGTTCGGTCTGAAGAATATCCTTGTGGCGCCCGCCATTCCCGATCAGGAGCGCCTGACCTACCGGGGCTGTGTCGTTGGCCGAGGGATCAACAAGCCGCTGCCAGTTGCCGATCTGTTCGAGGGCCTCGCGGACAATGTCGTCGTTGCCGATGCCGAGGACGATGCTGATCTCGATCAGATCGTCGAGGGTCATGTCTGGCTGACGACGCTCGGCGTCGGTGCGCGCGGCCTCGGTGCGGCATTCGCCCGGCAGCTCGGCGGAAGCGGGCGACGGCCGACAACGGAATTTACCGCCACTCCGCGCACGCTGTTCGCCTTCGGCTCGCGCGATCCGATCACGGCCGTCCAGATGAACCGGCTCGAAGCCTCGGGCGCCTTGCGCATGGTAGTGGATGCGCCGATGGGGCAGATCGAATGCGGGGAGGGCTTGGCGCTGCCGGTGCTGTTGCGCTGCACCGGCAATATGACGGCGGATGCGGCACTTGTTGCCCGTGATTTTGCGGCGGGCGTCAAAACGCTGATCGACGATACGAGGCCCGAGATGCTGATGCTTGGCGGCGGCGATACGGCGCTTGCAGTTTTCCAGGCGCTTGATGTGAGGGTGCTCACGCCACAGGGCGAGATCGAGGCCGGCATTCCGTGGTTCGATGTCATGGCCGCCGATGGGCGGCATTTTCGGTGTGCCGTCAAGTCGGGGGGCTTCGGCAAGCCCGATAGTTTGTTAAAACTGGTTCTTCGGAATCAGGCGGCATGA
- a CDS encoding FadR/GntR family transcriptional regulator — translation MVEANGESLNAEAGPPGKPERGKAVKLVDRVFDQLLERIRGGNYPPDSRLPGEHELASMLGVSRPIVRDALGRLRDQGIVYARQGAGTFVSAHGSPTAQLAYSPVKTIADIQRCYEFRLTIEPAAAYFAAKRRNEQAIQKIASALADLREATSHQLHRTDADFIFHRAVTEAANNHYYTASIDALKAHIAVGMHLHGLSLLGPRQGLEQVYEEHNAIYKAIADGRADDAQRLMKAHLEGSRDRLFEGRVLDLSF, via the coding sequence GTGGTTGAAGCGAATGGCGAATCTTTGAACGCGGAAGCCGGCCCGCCGGGCAAGCCCGAGCGCGGCAAGGCCGTCAAGCTGGTCGATCGTGTTTTCGACCAGCTGCTCGAGCGGATCCGCGGCGGAAACTATCCGCCGGATTCACGTCTTCCCGGCGAACATGAACTTGCCTCGATGCTCGGAGTTTCCCGACCGATCGTGCGCGACGCGCTGGGGCGTCTGCGCGATCAAGGCATCGTCTACGCCCGGCAGGGGGCCGGCACCTTCGTCAGCGCCCATGGATCGCCGACAGCACAGCTTGCCTATTCGCCTGTTAAAACCATTGCCGATATTCAGCGCTGCTACGAATTCCGCCTGACCATCGAACCGGCGGCCGCTTATTTCGCCGCAAAGCGCCGCAATGAGCAGGCGATCCAGAAGATCGCCAGCGCCCTTGCCGACCTGCGCGAGGCGACCAGCCATCAGCTGCACCGCACCGACGCCGACTTCATCTTCCATCGCGCCGTGACCGAGGCTGCCAACAACCACTATTACACAGCCTCCATCGATGCGCTGAAGGCGCATATCGCCGTCGGCATGCATCTCCATGGCCTTTCCCTGCTCGGCCCGCGCCAAGGGTTGGAACAGGTCTATGAGGAGCATAACGCCATCTACAAGGCGATCGCCGATGGCCGGGCTGATGATGCACAACGGTTGATGAAGGCACATCTCGAAGGCTCCCGCGACCGTCTGTTCGAGGGCAGGGTGCTGGATCTTTCCTTCTGA
- a CDS encoding thiamine pyrophosphate-requiring protein — MARTVGDFLVARLGEWGVRRMFGYPGDGINGVFGALHRASDKMEFIQARHEEMAAFMAAAYAKFSGELGVCIATSGPGATHLITGLYDARMDHQPVLAIVGQQARRALGGHYQQELDLAALFKDVASDFVQQASAPAQVRHLIDRAVRIALANRTVTAIILPNDLQEMPYEEPARKHGTVHSGPGYRPPRVFPHGDDLQAAADILNAGKKVAILVGAGALNATDEVIAVADRLQAGAAKALLGKAALPDDLPWVTGSIGLLGTEPSWNLMRDCDTLLMIGSGFPYSEFLPEEGRARGVQIDINPDMLSLRYPMELNLTGDAAETLRALLPLLQENPDRSWRQTIQKDVAAWWKTLDERANVDANPINPQRVVSELSPRLPTNAVVTCDSGSCANWYARDLKMRRGVKASLSGGLASMGAAVPYAIAAKFAHPDRPVVGLVGDGAMQMNNLAEMITVAKYWKDWADPTFVICVFNNQDLNQVTWEQRVMEGDPKFQASQSIPDVAYHKFAELIGLRGIFVDHPDRLGAAWEEALTAECPVILEVKTDPEVPPLPPHITFEQMRNLTSALMTGDPHEGGVIAGTFRQLFAGILSRR; from the coding sequence ATGGCGAGAACTGTCGGCGATTTCCTTGTGGCACGGCTTGGCGAATGGGGTGTGCGGCGTATGTTCGGCTATCCCGGAGACGGCATCAACGGCGTCTTCGGGGCGCTCCATCGCGCATCCGACAAGATGGAGTTCATCCAGGCACGACACGAGGAAATGGCGGCTTTCATGGCAGCCGCCTATGCGAAGTTCTCAGGCGAACTCGGCGTCTGCATCGCAACGTCGGGACCTGGCGCCACCCATCTGATCACCGGTCTCTACGACGCTCGAATGGACCATCAGCCTGTTCTCGCCATCGTCGGCCAGCAGGCGCGCCGTGCGCTCGGCGGACATTACCAGCAGGAGCTCGATCTTGCCGCCCTTTTCAAGGATGTCGCGAGCGATTTCGTGCAGCAGGCTTCGGCTCCGGCGCAGGTGCGCCATCTGATCGACCGCGCGGTTCGCATCGCACTCGCGAACCGGACGGTGACAGCGATCATTCTGCCGAATGACCTGCAGGAAATGCCCTATGAGGAGCCTGCGCGAAAGCACGGCACCGTGCATTCAGGCCCAGGTTACCGGCCGCCAAGGGTTTTTCCGCACGGAGACGATCTTCAGGCTGCGGCCGATATTCTGAACGCCGGAAAGAAAGTGGCGATCCTTGTCGGTGCCGGCGCGCTCAACGCCACGGACGAGGTCATTGCCGTTGCAGACCGCCTCCAGGCGGGCGCTGCCAAAGCCCTGCTCGGCAAGGCCGCGCTGCCGGACGACCTGCCGTGGGTGACGGGTTCGATCGGCCTTCTCGGGACAGAACCGTCATGGAACCTCATGCGGGACTGCGACACCCTGCTGATGATCGGCTCCGGTTTTCCCTATTCCGAATTCCTGCCGGAGGAAGGCCGGGCGCGCGGCGTGCAGATCGACATCAATCCCGATATGCTGTCGCTGCGCTATCCCATGGAACTCAACCTGACCGGCGATGCGGCCGAAACGCTGCGGGCGCTGCTGCCCCTGTTGCAGGAAAATCCGGACCGCAGCTGGCGGCAAACGATCCAGAAAGACGTCGCCGCCTGGTGGAAGACCCTGGACGAGCGCGCCAACGTCGACGCCAACCCGATCAATCCGCAGCGTGTGGTCAGCGAACTTTCGCCGCGGCTGCCGACAAACGCCGTCGTCACCTGCGATTCCGGCTCCTGCGCGAATTGGTATGCCCGGGACCTGAAGATGCGCCGCGGCGTGAAGGCATCGCTCTCCGGCGGACTCGCATCGATGGGAGCTGCCGTCCCCTATGCGATCGCAGCGAAATTCGCTCATCCCGATCGCCCCGTTGTCGGCCTGGTCGGCGACGGGGCCATGCAGATGAACAATCTCGCCGAGATGATCACCGTTGCCAAATACTGGAAGGACTGGGCCGATCCGACTTTCGTCATTTGCGTCTTCAACAATCAGGATCTGAACCAGGTGACGTGGGAGCAGCGGGTGATGGAGGGCGATCCGAAATTCCAGGCGTCGCAGTCCATTCCCGACGTAGCCTACCACAAGTTCGCCGAGCTCATCGGGTTGCGCGGCATTTTCGTCGACCATCCGGATAGGCTCGGCGCCGCGTGGGAAGAAGCCCTGACGGCCGAATGCCCCGTCATCCTCGAGGTGAAGACCGACCCCGAAGTGCCGCCTCTGCCGCCGCACATCACCTTCGAGCAGATGCGGAACCTCACCTCGGCCTTGATGACGGGGGACCCGCATGAGGGGGGCGTCATTGCCGGTACCTTCCGCCAGCTCTTTGCCGGCATCCTCTCGCGGCGGTAG
- a CDS encoding DUF2934 domain-containing protein — MIDDETRRIRAYRIWESEGRPEGQDLAHWYRAGDDTIDPAQGGREYCRYSPDTAPAGSLIIKLYRSGDQIRGYVRKVAETDVDDTVFPGEEMEPEAAFKLAESHRGNSGRPVFVELVEDVEWDPSWGRLRYQTPS, encoded by the coding sequence ATGATCGATGACGAGACAAGAAGGATCCGCGCCTACCGTATTTGGGAAAGCGAGGGACGCCCGGAAGGTCAGGACCTTGCACATTGGTATCGAGCGGGTGACGACACGATCGACCCGGCGCAAGGCGGTCGGGAATACTGCCGATATTCCCCAGACACCGCGCCCGCGGGGTCGCTGATCATCAAACTCTATCGATCGGGCGACCAGATCCGGGGATATGTCCGCAAGGTCGCGGAAACCGACGTGGACGACACGGTATTCCCCGGCGAAGAAATGGAACCCGAAGCGGCATTCAAGCTGGCAGAATCCCATAGAGGCAACAGCGGCCGGCCGGTCTTCGTCGAACTTGTCGAGGACGTCGAATGGGATCCTTCCTGGGGTCGCCTCAGGTATCAAACACCCAGCTGA
- a CDS encoding DUF4142 domain-containing protein — MKRFVIASLALALAVPAFAQSAAEKTGVNSLIGVPPKTEDFVKEAAASDMFEIASSKLAIERGDDATKAFAQQMLTDHQKTSEELKALVSGGKVKAALPSAMTSDQQSMLDKLNSLQGADFNKQYRSDQESAHEDAVDLFKRYGDEGDNPELKAWAASTRPALEHHLQMAEELNK, encoded by the coding sequence ATGAAACGCTTTGTTATCGCCTCGCTCGCACTCGCGCTTGCCGTCCCGGCCTTCGCGCAATCGGCTGCCGAAAAGACAGGGGTCAATTCCCTGATCGGCGTGCCGCCGAAAACGGAAGATTTCGTCAAGGAAGCAGCCGCAAGCGACATGTTCGAAATCGCCTCCAGCAAGCTTGCGATCGAGCGTGGCGACGATGCGACGAAGGCCTTTGCGCAGCAGATGCTAACCGACCATCAGAAGACCAGCGAGGAACTGAAGGCATTGGTTTCCGGCGGCAAGGTCAAGGCAGCGCTTCCGAGCGCCATGACGTCGGATCAGCAGAGTATGCTCGACAAGCTGAACAGCCTGCAAGGAGCCGATTTCAACAAGCAATATCGCTCCGACCAGGAATCTGCCCATGAGGACGCGGTCGATCTCTTCAAGCGCTATGGCGACGAAGGGGACAATCCCGAATTGAAGGCATGGGCTGCAAGCACGCGCCCCGCTCTGGAACATCATCTCCAGATGGCCGAAGAGCTCAACAAGTGA
- a CDS encoding protein-L-isoaspartate(D-aspartate) O-methyltransferase: MDMTRIRDHMVEHHVVRRGIRDRSVTRAMRMVPREKFVDPGFEEFAYEDAPLSIGEGQTISQPFIVALMIEKADLDAGDKVLEVGTGSGYASALISRIARHVYSIERHERLALQARERFEKLGYRNIDVRVGDGSKGWAKAAPFDAIVVSAGAPEVPVALKEQLDLGGRLIIPVGRGDEQRLKRITRTGATTFEEEDLGGVFFVPLIGEDAWTAAHPMYTATAPSSSMEETPCKLIAAVAEEFPSVDDRSFAALFDRFGESRIVLLGESTHGTAEFYEARAAISRYLIEHHGFNMVAVEADWPDAAAVDRWINGQASKGDQPFSRFPRWMWRNREFSQFLGWLKGDNERRKALRDDPIRFYGLDLYNMSGSIRSVLNYLENVSPETARIARERYGCLSPWQSDPATYGRAVLTDAYRSCEEAVLKQCTELLSRSLDDAASDGHDFLDAAQSARLLAAAERYYRVMYYGGSHAWNLRDTYMADTVEHLLDFHGPTAKVIIWAHNSHIGDARYTDMATARDELNLGQLCRQRFDGLTSLIGLGTHSGEVIAASDWDGQAEKKQVNPSLPQSYERLCHDSGKPRFLLDLAADEELHASLVEQRLQRFIGVIYRPETERMSHYMSTSLSRQYDAFLWFDETRPLSPLTAPEPGTSDQETFPFGL; the protein is encoded by the coding sequence ATGGATATGACCCGTATCCGAGACCACATGGTGGAACATCATGTCGTGCGTCGCGGCATTCGCGATCGAAGCGTCACCAGGGCGATGAGGATGGTGCCGCGCGAAAAATTCGTCGACCCCGGCTTCGAGGAATTCGCCTACGAGGATGCGCCGCTATCGATTGGCGAGGGTCAGACAATCTCGCAGCCTTTCATCGTCGCCCTGATGATCGAAAAGGCCGATCTGGACGCGGGCGACAAAGTCCTGGAGGTCGGAACCGGCTCCGGCTACGCCTCGGCCCTCATCAGCCGGATCGCAAGACACGTCTATTCCATCGAACGGCATGAAAGGCTGGCGCTTCAGGCCCGGGAGCGATTCGAGAAGCTCGGATACCGCAACATCGACGTCCGGGTCGGCGACGGCAGCAAGGGCTGGGCCAAAGCCGCTCCTTTCGATGCCATCGTCGTTTCGGCGGGCGCACCCGAGGTCCCGGTCGCCTTGAAGGAGCAGCTGGATCTCGGCGGGCGGCTTATCATCCCGGTGGGCCGCGGTGACGAGCAACGCCTGAAACGCATCACGCGCACCGGGGCGACCACCTTCGAGGAGGAAGATCTCGGCGGCGTCTTTTTCGTCCCTCTGATCGGCGAAGATGCCTGGACTGCCGCACATCCGATGTATACGGCGACGGCCCCCTCATCGAGTATGGAGGAAACACCTTGCAAACTCATCGCGGCCGTGGCGGAAGAATTTCCCTCGGTCGACGACCGGAGCTTTGCCGCCCTTTTCGATCGGTTTGGCGAAAGCCGCATCGTTCTGCTTGGTGAATCCACCCATGGCACGGCCGAATTCTACGAGGCACGCGCAGCCATCAGCCGTTACCTGATCGAACATCATGGGTTCAACATGGTGGCGGTCGAAGCGGATTGGCCGGACGCCGCGGCGGTCGACCGCTGGATAAATGGCCAGGCGTCAAAAGGCGATCAGCCGTTCAGCCGCTTTCCCAGGTGGATGTGGAGGAACCGAGAATTTTCGCAATTCCTCGGCTGGCTGAAGGGGGATAACGAACGTCGCAAGGCTTTGCGCGACGACCCGATCCGGTTCTACGGCCTGGATCTCTACAACATGTCGGGATCGATCCGCTCGGTTCTCAACTATCTCGAAAATGTCAGCCCGGAAACCGCCAGGATTGCCAGGGAGCGCTATGGCTGCCTCAGCCCCTGGCAGAGCGATCCTGCGACCTACGGCCGGGCCGTGCTTACCGATGCCTATCGATCATGCGAGGAGGCGGTGCTGAAGCAATGCACGGAGCTGCTTTCGCGATCCCTGGACGACGCCGCCTCGGATGGTCACGATTTCCTGGACGCCGCCCAGTCGGCACGGTTGCTTGCCGCAGCCGAGCGGTATTACCGGGTCATGTATTACGGCGGTTCTCATGCGTGGAATCTGCGCGACACCTACATGGCGGATACAGTCGAGCATCTCCTCGACTTTCACGGTCCGACTGCGAAGGTCATCATTTGGGCGCATAACTCGCATATTGGCGATGCCCGCTACACCGATATGGCAACCGCCCGCGACGAGCTGAACCTTGGCCAGCTGTGCCGGCAGCGTTTCGATGGACTGACCAGCCTTATCGGACTGGGAACCCATTCCGGCGAGGTGATTGCGGCAAGCGACTGGGACGGACAGGCCGAGAAGAAGCAAGTCAATCCATCACTGCCGCAGAGCTACGAGCGTCTCTGTCACGATTCCGGAAAGCCGCGATTTCTCCTCGACCTCGCGGCCGATGAGGAATTGCATGCAAGCCTGGTCGAACAGCGGCTTCAGCGGTTCATCGGCGTCATCTACCGGCCGGAGACGGAACGGATGAGCCATTACATGTCGACATCGCTGTCGCGGCAATATGATGCATTTCTCTGGTTTGATGAAACCCGGCCGCTTTCACCGCTCACGGCGCCGGAGCCCGGAACATCGGATCAGGAAACTTTTCCCTTCGGGTTGTAG
- a CDS encoding SDR family NAD(P)-dependent oxidoreductase, translated as MAHHEPGKGLAVVTGASTGIGYELAKCAAEDGYDLIIAADEERINQAAANLKEFGTSVDAVEADLSTLEGVDRLTERITASGRSVDLLMANAGRGIGEAFLDRNFNEARKVVDTNITGTIYLIHQIGNQMRSRGAGRILLTGSIAGFMPGSYQAVYNGTKAFINSFSFALREELKDSGVTVSCLMPGATETEFFRRAGLVDTAIGQAEKDDAGEVARIGYDAMMDGEGDVVSGWKNKLQAAVANVTPASVLARQHAKIAKPGSGTK; from the coding sequence ATGGCTCATCATGAACCAGGCAAGGGCCTGGCCGTCGTCACCGGCGCTTCCACCGGCATCGGCTACGAGCTGGCGAAGTGCGCGGCCGAGGACGGCTATGATCTCATCATTGCCGCCGACGAGGAGCGCATCAATCAGGCAGCCGCGAATCTCAAGGAGTTCGGCACTTCCGTCGATGCTGTCGAAGCCGACCTATCGACGCTCGAAGGTGTCGATCGTCTGACCGAGCGCATCACCGCCAGCGGCCGTTCGGTCGATCTGCTGATGGCCAATGCCGGCCGCGGCATCGGCGAAGCTTTCCTCGACCGTAATTTCAACGAGGCACGCAAAGTCGTCGATACCAACATCACCGGAACGATCTATCTGATCCATCAGATCGGCAACCAGATGCGCAGCCGCGGCGCGGGCCGCATCCTGCTGACAGGCTCGATCGCCGGATTCATGCCGGGCTCCTACCAGGCCGTCTATAACGGTACCAAGGCCTTCATCAACAGCTTCTCCTTCGCCTTGCGCGAAGAGCTGAAGGATTCCGGGGTCACCGTCAGCTGCCTCATGCCGGGGGCGACGGAAACCGAATTCTTCAGACGAGCCGGTCTTGTGGATACGGCGATCGGCCAGGCGGAGAAGGACGACGCCGGCGAAGTCGCGCGCATAGGCTATGACGCGATGATGGATGGCGAAGGCGATGTCGTCAGCGGCTGGAAGAACAAACTGCAGGCAGCCGTTGCCAACGTCACGCCGGCAAGCGTGCTCGCCCGCCAGCATGCAAAGATTGCAAAGCCCGGCTCAGGAACAAAATAG
- a CDS encoding zinc-dependent alcohol dehydrogenase — protein MKALTWHGKHDIRCDSVPDPQIEDGRDAIIKVTACAICGSDLHLYDGVMPEMHSGDVMGHETMGEVVEVGKDNTNLKVGDRVVVPFTISCGECFFCKRGFYSGCERSNPDRAKVAKLWGNSPAGLFGYSHLLGGYAGGQAEYLRVPYADVGPIKVPAGLSDEQVLFLSDIFPTGYMAADFCNIQPGDTIAIWGCGPVGQMAIRSAFLLGAERVIAIDAVPERMALAQAAGAITLDFMDKDVYDQIMELTDGRGADACIDAVGTEAEAAASWDSRLDRIKVALFMGTDRPHVLRQAIHCCRNFGTVSIVGVYGGFLDKIPMGSAINRGLTFKMAQTPVQHYLPILMERIEKGDIDPSFVITHRGSLDDGPALYKTFRDKQDGCIKVVLKP, from the coding sequence GTGAAAGCTCTGACGTGGCACGGCAAGCATGACATCCGCTGTGACAGCGTTCCCGATCCGCAGATCGAGGACGGGCGCGATGCCATCATAAAGGTCACGGCGTGCGCGATCTGCGGATCGGATCTGCATCTCTATGACGGCGTCATGCCGGAGATGCACAGCGGCGACGTCATGGGTCATGAGACCATGGGCGAAGTGGTGGAGGTCGGCAAGGACAATACCAATCTCAAGGTCGGCGACCGGGTCGTCGTGCCCTTCACCATTTCCTGCGGCGAATGCTTCTTCTGCAAGCGGGGCTTCTATTCCGGCTGCGAGCGTTCCAATCCCGATCGAGCGAAGGTCGCGAAACTCTGGGGCAATTCGCCTGCGGGCCTGTTCGGCTACTCGCATCTGCTCGGCGGCTATGCCGGCGGACAGGCGGAATATCTGCGCGTGCCCTATGCCGATGTCGGGCCGATCAAGGTGCCGGCCGGACTTTCCGACGAACAGGTGCTCTTCCTCTCCGATATTTTTCCGACCGGCTATATGGCGGCCGATTTCTGCAACATCCAGCCCGGCGATACGATTGCGATCTGGGGCTGCGGCCCGGTCGGCCAGATGGCGATACGCTCGGCCTTCCTGCTTGGCGCCGAACGGGTGATCGCCATCGATGCGGTGCCCGAACGGATGGCGCTCGCGCAGGCGGCCGGCGCCATCACCCTCGATTTCATGGACAAGGACGTCTACGACCAGATCATGGAACTGACTGACGGTCGCGGTGCGGATGCCTGCATCGACGCCGTCGGAACCGAAGCCGAGGCGGCTGCCAGCTGGGATTCGCGCCTCGACCGCATCAAGGTCGCCTTGTTCATGGGAACGGACAGGCCGCATGTGCTGCGTCAGGCCATCCACTGCTGCCGCAACTTCGGCACGGTCTCGATCGTCGGCGTCTATGGCGGTTTTCTCGACAAGATCCCGATGGGTTCGGCAATCAACCGGGGCCTGACTTTCAAGATGGCCCAGACGCCGGTTCAACATTATTTGCCGATCCTGATGGAGCGTATTGAAAAGGGCGACATCGACCCCTCCTTCGTCATCACCCATCGCGGCTCGCTGGACGACGGTCCGGCTCTCTACAAGACATTTCGCGACAAGCAGGACGGATGCATCAAGGTCGTTCTCAAACCTTAA
- a CDS encoding metallophosphoesterase family protein, whose translation MDDQRKSVRVAAVADLHVTEDGAKSYKDLFAEVSSVADVLVIAGDLTDLGKPREAELLASDLRHCTVPTVAVLGNHDHESGQVDDVCRVLTDAGVKLLNGQAAEVAGVGFVGVKGFAGGFGRHMLGSFGEPAIKAMVAESVEESMRLENAMRQVRSDRSLVVLHYAPIAETVAGEPLEIYPFLGSSRLAETIDRFRVSAVVHGHAHRGSYQGRTPGGAPVYNVAAHIEKPTGKTYALLEL comes from the coding sequence ATGGATGACCAGCGAAAGAGCGTGAGAGTTGCGGCGGTGGCCGATCTTCATGTGACGGAGGACGGCGCCAAGTCCTACAAGGATCTGTTCGCGGAGGTTTCCTCCGTGGCCGACGTTCTCGTCATCGCTGGCGACCTCACCGATCTCGGCAAACCCAGGGAAGCCGAACTGCTTGCGAGCGATCTGCGCCATTGCACGGTACCGACAGTCGCCGTCCTCGGAAACCATGATCACGAGAGCGGGCAGGTCGATGACGTCTGCCGGGTCCTGACGGATGCCGGTGTGAAGTTGCTCAACGGCCAGGCGGCCGAGGTCGCCGGCGTCGGCTTCGTCGGCGTCAAGGGCTTTGCCGGCGGCTTCGGGCGCCATATGCTCGGCTCCTTCGGCGAGCCGGCGATCAAGGCGATGGTCGCAGAAAGCGTCGAGGAGTCGATGCGCCTGGAAAACGCGATGCGCCAGGTCCGATCCGATCGCTCCCTCGTCGTGCTGCACTACGCGCCGATCGCCGAAACAGTGGCCGGCGAGCCCCTGGAAATTTACCCGTTTCTCGGCTCTTCACGGCTGGCGGAAACAATCGACCGCTTCCGCGTGAGTGCGGTCGTACATGGTCATGCCCATCGGGGATCCTATCAGGGCCGGACGCCGGGCGGCGCCCCTGTCTACAATGTCGCGGCCCATATAGAGAAGCCCACCGGCAAAACTTACGCGTTGCTCGAACTCTGA
- a CDS encoding nucleotidyltransferase family protein → MTAESAERHKNNNTLMKVKAVPELIDPDAEPFVTQVVRELVGSQIPFLVAGTYAVCAYTGISRQTKDFDIFCKAGDYARILGHFKSKGYTVEVEDERWLGKVLKGNHFFDVIFASSNGTMPVGDDWFEDARRVKMCGHTVRIVSPTELVWSKCFVQLRHRYDGADIAHIILKAHDSIDWRKLLGYLEVHWEVLLIHLLNFRWIYPTERDKIPQWLLEELLDRLKAQQELPLPQMKICRGRMYSRVDFEIDVKEWGFADVGGEGELRGD, encoded by the coding sequence ATGACCGCTGAAAGTGCCGAAAGACATAAGAACAACAATACGCTCATGAAAGTGAAGGCGGTTCCGGAGCTCATCGATCCAGACGCCGAGCCGTTCGTGACCCAAGTCGTCCGAGAACTCGTCGGATCGCAGATCCCGTTCCTGGTCGCCGGCACCTACGCTGTCTGCGCGTATACAGGCATTTCCCGCCAGACGAAGGATTTCGACATTTTTTGCAAAGCGGGCGACTACGCGCGCATCCTCGGCCATTTCAAATCGAAGGGTTACACGGTCGAAGTCGAAGACGAGCGCTGGCTCGGAAAGGTCTTGAAGGGCAACCATTTCTTCGATGTCATCTTTGCCTCTTCCAACGGAACGATGCCGGTCGGGGACGACTGGTTCGAGGATGCGCGCAGGGTCAAGATGTGCGGCCACACGGTCAGGATCGTCAGCCCAACCGAGCTGGTCTGGTCGAAATGCTTTGTCCAACTGCGCCACCGCTATGACGGCGCCGATATCGCACACATCATTCTGAAGGCACATGACTCCATCGATTGGCGGAAGTTGCTGGGTTATCTCGAAGTTCACTGGGAGGTCCTTCTTATCCATCTCCTCAATTTCAGGTGGATCTACCCGACCGAGCGAGACAAGATTCCGCAGTGGCTGCTCGAAGAGCTTCTGGACCGGCTCAAAGCGCAGCAGGAGTTGCCGCTTCCGCAAATGAAAATATGCCGCGGCCGGATGTATTCCCGTGTCGATTTCGAAATCGACGTGAAGGAATGGGGTTTTGCCGATGTCGGCGGCGAAGGTGAACTGCGAGGAGATTAG